The Candidatus Brocadiaceae bacterium genome contains a region encoding:
- a CDS encoding acetylxylan esterase: MRRTTMPLLLVAAALLCPVVIAAAQTVELTVRNERADALYQRGETATFIIEMKTAGEPATGVPVDVELSTNAFRQSERRRVVLEDGQARVPVTQEESCVLWVRVTYQPDDGDPVRALTGAAFHPEGIEPSLPCPDDFRAFWDARKARMDALPMNPVLTPVPSPVEGYEVFSVTMDGLDGTIVTGYLAKPAGDGPFPGLVRFQWSGVYSLDPNWALNYARLGYLAFNMNPHDIENGLPEQHYKDLVRGRLAAYTHQGRESRETSYMGQMALRCHRAVEFVAAQPEWDGLHMVSTGHSMGGFQALAAAALNPRVTAVAADAPGVCDQTAALVGRAPGWPHLVIVRGNEPDPATLTAARYVDSVNFAAQITVPALIGTAFQDLTCPSSGVFAAYNALQGPKEVAVDPLSGHSGQKPNWSRRSQEFLREHRGR; encoded by the coding sequence ATGAGGAGAACCACGATGCCTCTGCTGCTGGTCGCCGCGGCACTGCTCTGCCCGGTCGTAATCGCCGCCGCTCAGACGGTGGAACTGACGGTCCGGAATGAGCGGGCCGACGCCCTGTACCAACGGGGCGAAACGGCGACGTTCATCATCGAGATGAAGACGGCGGGCGAGCCGGCCACCGGAGTGCCCGTGGACGTGGAGCTGTCCACGAACGCGTTCCGGCAGAGCGAACGCCGCCGCGTCGTGCTGGAGGACGGACAGGCCCGGGTTCCCGTCACGCAGGAGGAGTCCTGCGTGCTGTGGGTGCGGGTGACCTACCAACCGGACGACGGCGATCCTGTCCGGGCGCTGACTGGGGCCGCCTTCCATCCGGAGGGTATCGAGCCGTCCCTGCCGTGCCCCGACGACTTCCGTGCGTTCTGGGACGCCCGGAAGGCGCGCATGGACGCCCTGCCGATGAACCCCGTCCTGACGCCCGTGCCCTCGCCCGTCGAGGGCTACGAGGTCTTCAGCGTCACCATGGACGGCCTGGACGGCACGATCGTGACCGGCTACCTGGCCAAGCCGGCCGGCGACGGGCCGTTCCCCGGGCTCGTGCGGTTCCAGTGGTCCGGCGTCTACTCCCTGGATCCGAACTGGGCGCTCAACTACGCCCGCCTGGGCTACCTGGCCTTCAACATGAACCCGCACGACATTGAGAACGGCCTGCCCGAGCAGCACTACAAGGACCTCGTCCGGGGCCGCCTGGCCGCCTACACGCACCAGGGGCGCGAGAGCCGGGAGACGAGCTACATGGGCCAAATGGCCCTGCGGTGCCACCGTGCCGTCGAGTTCGTCGCCGCCCAGCCCGAATGGGACGGCCTCCACATGGTCTCCACGGGCCACAGCATGGGCGGCTTCCAGGCGCTGGCGGCGGCGGCGCTCAACCCCCGGGTGACGGCCGTGGCGGCCGACGCGCCCGGCGTCTGCGACCAGACGGCGGCCCTGGTGGGCCGCGCGCCCGGCTGGCCGCACCTGGTCATCGTCAGGGGCAACGAGCCCGACCCGGCCACGCTCACGGCCGCGCGCTACGTGGACTCCGTCAACTTCGCAGCACAGATCACGGTGCCCGCCCTCATCGGGACGGCCTTCCAGGATCTCACGTGCCCGTCGTCGGGCGTGTTCGCTGCCTACAACGCGCTGCAGGGGCCCAAAGAGGTGGCCGTGGACCCCCTCAGCGGCCACAGCGGGCAGAAGCCCAACTGGAGCCGCCGATCGCAGGAGTTCCTGCGCGAACACCGGGGCCGGTAA
- a CDS encoding SGNH/GDSL hydrolase family protein, with protein sequence MAGLIEQRAVVLFQGDSITDCGRDRKNGADMGRGYALMASAWFSALNPEKEVEFINRGISGDTVVDLKARWQSDCIDLKPTWVSVLIGINDTARAFTRDTPTSPEQFESDYRGLLDRVRNECGARIVLIEPFLLPSMPERAAWREDLDRKIESVHRLATDFEALLVPMDQMFRNACTLREARWWSHDGVHPGAAGHALMAQAWLAALKVI encoded by the coding sequence ATGGCAGGACTGATCGAGCAGCGGGCCGTCGTGCTGTTCCAGGGCGACAGCATCACGGACTGCGGACGCGACCGCAAGAACGGCGCCGACATGGGGCGCGGCTACGCATTGATGGCGTCCGCATGGTTCTCGGCGCTGAATCCGGAGAAGGAAGTGGAGTTCATCAACCGCGGCATCAGCGGCGACACCGTGGTGGACCTGAAGGCCCGCTGGCAGAGCGACTGCATCGATCTGAAGCCGACGTGGGTCTCCGTACTGATCGGCATCAACGACACGGCCCGCGCCTTCACGCGCGACACGCCGACCTCGCCGGAGCAGTTCGAGTCCGACTATCGCGGCCTTCTGGATCGCGTCCGCAACGAGTGCGGCGCGCGCATCGTCCTGATCGAGCCGTTCCTGCTGCCCTCGATGCCGGAGCGAGCGGCGTGGCGGGAGGACCTGGACCGGAAGATCGAGTCCGTCCACCGGCTGGCGACGGACTTCGAGGCGCTGCTGGTGCCGATGGACCAGATGTTCCGGAATGCCTGCACGCTGCGCGAGGCGCGGTGGTGGTCGCACGATGGCGTGCATCCGGGCGCAGCCGGCCACGCGCTGATGGCGCAGGCATGGCTCGCGGCCCTGAAGGTCATCTGA
- a CDS encoding HU family DNA-binding protein, translating to MAKAMTKAQIVTALAEKTELTKKQVTDLLEAQADLAYKQAKNGFTLPGLGKLVVVKRKARMGRNPATGEKIRIPAKKALKFRVAKAAKDAIMGK from the coding sequence ATGGCAAAGGCCATGACGAAGGCGCAGATCGTGACTGCGCTGGCGGAGAAGACGGAGCTGACCAAGAAGCAGGTGACGGACCTGCTGGAGGCGCAGGCGGACCTGGCCTACAAGCAGGCGAAGAACGGCTTCACGCTGCCCGGGCTCGGCAAGCTGGTCGTCGTGAAGCGCAAGGCCAGGATGGGCCGCAACCCCGCCACGGGGGAGAAGATCCGGATCCCCGCCAAGAAGGCGCTGAAGTTCCGTGTCGCCAAGGCGGCCAAAGACGCGATCATGGGCAAGTAG
- a CDS encoding TolC family protein: MSAFRIRRSYVILAALCVACGLACARAVAASDDAPGEAAAAPTDPAVPPVLTLRECILRALAANKDIRIADVQVDISEAAITGAEGAFDLTVFAEASAGRTEVPVAGVPLDRVRTRDSDVVVGLRKRLVTGTDVSMAASNAYSRDLTGRSALNPLYGPEVTLGISQDLLKDFGVDINRTHIVLAANNHLASLEDRRQSIMANLLEVEQVYWELYYATADLAVREQQRARAESLVRVATRREQVGPGTKKDISRAEASAAAQSVAILNAENRVQQLRHRLLRLMGVLDELSADVEFSLGELPPYEPQQTSLAEAMAVARRFRPDYRQAELAIDNAELRSRFARNQTLPRLQAFVSYSLLGLDDSLSGGIDHVRDADYDSWRAGLRFEVPFPNRTARSEQRVAALERRIAALRRDAALETITRDVADALQNLQTAEGRIESARRARELARDLLNKETRAYEVGDSDSTDVLDAQAALANAERDEVGARTDYVTALAALWAAQGDLLERKGISLVEQGTSSGADGR, from the coding sequence GTGAGCGCCTTCAGAATCCGACGATCGTACGTCATCCTGGCCGCCCTGTGCGTTGCGTGCGGCCTTGCGTGCGCCCGGGCCGTCGCGGCATCGGACGACGCCCCCGGTGAGGCGGCGGCCGCGCCGACGGACCCGGCCGTTCCTCCCGTGCTGACCCTGCGCGAGTGCATCCTGCGCGCCCTGGCCGCCAACAAGGACATCCGCATCGCCGACGTCCAGGTCGACATATCCGAAGCGGCCATCACGGGTGCCGAGGGCGCCTTCGACCTGACCGTGTTCGCCGAGGCCTCGGCAGGGCGCACGGAGGTCCCGGTGGCCGGCGTCCCGCTGGACAGGGTGCGCACGAGGGACAGCGACGTCGTCGTGGGCCTGCGCAAGCGGCTGGTGACCGGGACGGACGTCTCGATGGCCGCCTCCAATGCGTACTCCCGCGACCTGACGGGCCGAAGCGCCCTGAACCCCCTGTACGGGCCCGAAGTGACCCTCGGCATCAGTCAGGACCTCCTGAAGGACTTCGGCGTCGACATCAACCGGACGCACATCGTCCTGGCCGCCAACAACCATCTGGCCTCGCTGGAGGATCGGCGGCAGTCCATCATGGCCAACCTGCTGGAGGTGGAGCAGGTCTACTGGGAGCTGTACTACGCCACCGCCGATCTGGCCGTGCGCGAACAGCAGCGCGCCCGGGCCGAGAGCCTCGTGCGCGTCGCCACCCGGCGCGAACAGGTCGGGCCCGGAACCAAGAAGGACATCTCGCGTGCCGAGGCCAGCGCCGCCGCGCAGTCCGTGGCGATCCTCAACGCGGAGAACCGCGTCCAGCAGCTCCGCCATCGGCTGCTGCGCTTGATGGGGGTGCTGGACGAGCTGTCGGCCGACGTGGAGTTCTCGCTCGGCGAGTTGCCGCCCTACGAGCCGCAGCAGACCTCGCTGGCCGAGGCGATGGCCGTCGCGCGGCGCTTCCGCCCCGACTACCGCCAGGCCGAACTGGCCATCGACAACGCCGAACTGCGCAGCCGGTTCGCCCGGAACCAGACGCTGCCCCGGCTCCAGGCGTTCGTCAGCTACAGCCTGCTGGGCCTGGACGACAGCCTGTCCGGCGGCATCGATCACGTCCGGGACGCCGACTACGACAGCTGGCGGGCCGGCCTGCGGTTCGAAGTGCCGTTCCCCAACCGCACCGCGCGTTCCGAGCAGCGCGTCGCCGCCCTGGAGCGCCGCATCGCCGCCCTGCGCCGCGATGCCGCCCTGGAAACCATCACCCGGGATGTGGCCGACGCCCTGCAGAATCTGCAGACGGCCGAGGGGCGCATCGAGAGCGCCCGGCGCGCGCGTGAACTTGCCCGGGACCTGCTGAACAAGGAGACCCGTGCGTACGAGGTGGGCGACTCCGACAGCACCGACGTGCTGGACGCCCAGGCCGCCCTGGCCAATGCCGAGCGCGACGAGGTCGGTGCCCGCACGGACTACGTGACGGCGCTGGCCGCGCTGTGGGCCGCGCAGGGCGACCTGCTGGAGCGCAAGGGCATCTCGCTGGTCGAGCAGGGCACGTCGTCGGGCGCCGACGGGCGTTGA
- a CDS encoding HlyD family efflux transporter periplasmic adaptor subunit: protein MAEQETNLSAAYQLRRQARGAEPPPKQRRWLLRLITGAAVVLCGSLLAVGLWIWWSYTHVSTVSATLAASVVSISPKADGRVVAVVAEEQEHVEAGRQLLRLDDAEARAAVEAAEAMMALRTSEYLQAQETLAMTRSLRASEEARAQAQVHVAEARCAEARAVLERVKKGVRQEEIDAARSRLDSARALQALRELEVQQSEELLTEGIESRHALEIARTQLALQKNAVRQAELEVQRLCAGAFEEDVRAVESALTAREAELEEARAQLALVLAQQMQVTVAEERVTGAKAQLDGAQAGLDRARSTLRAASVDTDVPGIVTRIYPNVGEFCRRGETVVLVADPGKGFWIDAYVSERDAPLVGVGQPAHVRILAGPRSDLEGEVTQISEHTQSRDSGGDVGPAAQGERVWVKIRLREELPPGLKHGMTARAVIKVR, encoded by the coding sequence ATGGCAGAGCAGGAAACGAATCTGAGCGCGGCCTACCAACTGCGCAGACAGGCGCGGGGCGCCGAGCCTCCCCCGAAGCAGCGCAGATGGCTGCTGCGTCTCATCACCGGAGCCGCTGTCGTCCTGTGCGGCTCGCTGCTGGCCGTCGGGCTCTGGATCTGGTGGTCCTACACCCACGTCAGCACTGTGAGCGCCACGCTCGCCGCCTCCGTTGTGAGTATCTCGCCGAAGGCGGACGGCCGCGTCGTGGCCGTCGTGGCAGAAGAGCAGGAACACGTGGAGGCCGGCCGCCAGCTGCTGAGGCTGGACGACGCCGAGGCGCGCGCCGCCGTGGAGGCCGCCGAGGCGATGATGGCCCTGCGCACGAGCGAATACCTGCAGGCGCAGGAGACGCTGGCCATGACACGTTCCCTGAGGGCTTCCGAGGAGGCGCGCGCACAGGCGCAGGTGCACGTGGCCGAGGCGCGGTGTGCCGAGGCGCGCGCCGTGCTCGAGCGGGTCAAGAAGGGGGTTCGCCAGGAGGAGATCGACGCCGCCCGGTCCCGGCTGGATTCCGCACGCGCCCTGCAGGCGCTGCGCGAACTGGAGGTGCAGCAGTCCGAGGAACTCCTGACGGAGGGCATCGAGTCCCGGCATGCCCTGGAGATCGCCCGGACGCAACTGGCTCTGCAGAAGAACGCCGTGCGCCAGGCCGAACTGGAGGTGCAGAGGCTCTGCGCCGGCGCGTTCGAGGAGGACGTCCGGGCTGTCGAGAGCGCCCTGACCGCCCGTGAGGCGGAACTGGAGGAAGCCCGCGCGCAACTGGCGCTCGTCCTGGCCCAGCAGATGCAGGTGACCGTGGCCGAGGAGCGGGTCACAGGCGCGAAGGCACAGTTGGACGGCGCACAGGCCGGGCTGGACCGGGCGCGGAGCACGCTCCGGGCGGCCAGCGTCGACACCGACGTGCCCGGCATCGTCACGCGCATCTACCCGAACGTCGGCGAGTTCTGCCGGCGCGGCGAGACGGTCGTCCTGGTCGCCGATCCCGGCAAGGGGTTCTGGATCGACGCCTACGTGAGTGAGAGGGACGCACCGTTGGTCGGCGTCGGCCAGCCCGCCCATGTGCGCATCCTGGCCGGCCCGCGCTCCGACCTCGAGGGCGAGGTCACGCAGATCAGCGAGCACACGCAGTCGCGCGACAGCGGCGGAGACGTCGGCCCGGCCGCCCAGGGCGAGCGGGTGTGGGTGAAGATCCGCCTGCGCGAGGAACTGCCTCCCGGACTCAAGCACGGCATGACGGCCCGCGCCGTCATCAAGGTCCGGTGA
- a CDS encoding DUF1854 domain-containing protein encodes MAQADAPQAGQLHDTLTAAREGRPGWLTQPEGARIWEDPFHRLHVSVDGREYENVRPRRTFPLSGKADYVSFMDENDKEVLLLAHPQNLDRESRRALEAALKRVYYVATILRVDAVSEKMGVSHWEVKTDRGYAMFEVVDRNRHIRRLPGDRVMIVDADGNRFEIPNVTELDERSQALVRSET; translated from the coding sequence ATGGCCCAGGCAGATGCACCGCAGGCGGGACAACTCCACGACACCCTGACGGCGGCCCGGGAGGGGCGTCCGGGGTGGCTGACGCAGCCGGAGGGGGCGCGCATCTGGGAGGATCCGTTCCACAGGCTGCACGTGAGCGTGGACGGCCGGGAGTACGAGAACGTGCGGCCGCGGCGGACCTTCCCCCTGTCGGGAAAGGCCGATTACGTCAGCTTTATGGATGAGAACGACAAGGAGGTGCTGCTGCTGGCGCATCCGCAGAATCTGGACAGGGAGAGCCGCCGGGCTCTGGAGGCCGCGCTCAAGCGGGTCTACTACGTGGCCACGATACTGCGCGTCGACGCCGTCTCCGAGAAGATGGGCGTCAGCCATTGGGAGGTGAAGACCGATCGCGGGTATGCTATGTTCGAAGTGGTCGACCGCAACCGCCATATCCGCAGACTGCCCGGCGACCGCGTGATGATCGTGGACGCCGACGGCAACCGATTCGAGATTCCGAACGTCACCGAACTGGACGAACGCAGCCAGGCGTTGGTCCGCAGCGAGACCTGA
- a CDS encoding ABC transporter ATP-binding protein, which yields MSGVAQVIPPPAGSAQVEALPDDVVEWLRGVLHPDERVAACLFADITSDGSFGESWVFLTDRRLIVMSPNGRQGEAAITFDLPLEAITGAEIREYVGSSGLVISTEEKGYEVAHFSLGSHYEAADLCNFLRAIVEGRGSGKSIEELRPAATRRPEHRCPKCGRALRRGGEVCLFCIDRRQVLSRLLRHVMPYKWLALLGLSLTFVITGLGLTPPYLTKTLIDKVITPANLSLFPVIVLALVGSHVGSAAVSMFRMYLMQWLGNRVLLDLRVELYDHLQMLRLSYYNRNQTGQIMARVTGDLNRLQQFITEGFQEILVNIVTMILIAVILLLLDWRLFLLALAPTPLIFLATYLFGKYIHALYHRIWRRWAGLSAILADTIPGIRVVKSFAQERRESDRFGVYSTELMRQEMMAVKLQSGFFPFLRIMTALGSILILTVGGYMVVKSGGKDPTLGTLVAFTGYLMQFYTPVQQFGRINHTLQRCVTSAERVFEVLDTDPEPVGTRGGVVLDPLKGRVEFNNVRFSYEPGKYALDGVSFCVEPGEMIGLVGPSGAGKSTTVHMIARFYDVDEGSILIDGIDIEDLDLTAFRQQIGVVLQDPYLFHGTVWSNIAYSRPDATADEIIEAAKAANSHDFIMRLPDGYDTIIGERGQTLSGGERQRISIARAILRDPCILILDEATASVDTETEALIQAALERLVQNRTTFAIAHRLSTLRKATRLFVLERGKLVESGTHAELIESGGLYSRLCKLQSELSQMKAW from the coding sequence ATGTCCGGCGTAGCGCAAGTAATCCCCCCCCCTGCGGGTTCGGCACAGGTCGAGGCCCTGCCTGACGACGTGGTGGAGTGGCTGCGGGGCGTGCTCCATCCCGATGAGCGCGTGGCCGCCTGTCTGTTTGCCGACATCACGTCGGACGGATCGTTCGGCGAGAGCTGGGTCTTCCTGACCGACCGGCGCCTGATCGTCATGTCGCCGAACGGTCGCCAGGGCGAGGCGGCGATCACCTTCGACCTGCCTCTGGAAGCGATCACGGGCGCCGAGATCCGCGAGTACGTCGGGTCCAGCGGGCTGGTGATCTCCACCGAGGAGAAGGGCTACGAAGTCGCCCACTTCTCGCTCGGATCCCACTACGAGGCCGCGGACCTGTGCAACTTCCTCCGCGCCATCGTCGAGGGCAGGGGCAGCGGCAAGTCGATCGAGGAACTGCGCCCGGCGGCCACGCGCCGGCCCGAACACCGGTGCCCGAAGTGCGGCCGGGCCCTGCGGCGGGGCGGCGAGGTCTGCCTGTTCTGCATCGACCGGCGGCAGGTCCTGTCGCGGCTCCTCAGGCACGTGATGCCGTACAAGTGGCTGGCGCTGCTCGGCCTCTCGCTGACGTTCGTCATCACGGGCCTGGGCCTGACGCCGCCGTATCTGACCAAGACGCTCATCGACAAGGTGATCACGCCGGCCAACCTGAGTCTCTTCCCGGTCATCGTGCTGGCCCTGGTCGGCTCGCACGTGGGGTCGGCCGCCGTGTCGATGTTCCGCATGTATCTGATGCAATGGCTGGGCAACCGGGTGCTGCTGGACCTGCGAGTGGAGCTGTACGACCACCTGCAGATGCTGCGCCTCAGCTACTACAACCGCAACCAGACCGGCCAGATCATGGCCCGCGTGACCGGAGACCTCAACCGCCTCCAGCAGTTCATCACCGAGGGCTTCCAGGAGATACTGGTCAACATCGTCACCATGATCCTGATCGCCGTCATCCTGTTGCTGCTGGACTGGCGCCTGTTCCTGCTGGCGCTGGCTCCGACACCGCTCATCTTCCTGGCCACCTACCTGTTCGGGAAGTACATCCACGCCCTGTATCACCGCATCTGGCGGCGGTGGGCGGGTCTCAGCGCCATCCTGGCGGACACGATTCCGGGCATCCGCGTCGTCAAGTCGTTCGCCCAGGAGCGCCGCGAGTCCGATCGGTTCGGCGTCTACAGCACCGAACTGATGCGCCAGGAGATGATGGCCGTCAAGCTTCAGAGCGGCTTCTTCCCGTTCCTGCGCATCATGACGGCCCTGGGCTCGATCCTGATCCTCACGGTCGGCGGCTACATGGTCGTCAAGAGCGGGGGCAAGGACCCCACTCTGGGAACGCTCGTGGCGTTCACGGGTTACCTGATGCAGTTCTATACGCCCGTCCAGCAGTTCGGGCGCATCAACCACACGCTCCAGCGGTGCGTCACCTCTGCGGAGCGTGTGTTCGAGGTCCTTGACACCGATCCGGAGCCGGTCGGCACGAGGGGCGGCGTGGTGCTGGACCCGCTGAAGGGCAGGGTGGAGTTCAACAATGTGCGCTTCAGCTACGAGCCCGGCAAGTATGCGCTGGACGGCGTTTCGTTCTGCGTGGAGCCCGGCGAGATGATCGGCCTGGTGGGCCCCAGCGGCGCCGGCAAGAGCACCACCGTCCACATGATCGCCCGGTTCTACGACGTCGACGAAGGCTCCATTCTGATCGACGGCATCGACATCGAGGATCTGGACCTGACGGCGTTCCGGCAGCAGATCGGCGTCGTGCTGCAGGACCCGTATCTGTTCCACGGCACCGTCTGGTCCAACATCGCTTACTCGCGGCCGGACGCGACGGCCGACGAGATCATCGAGGCGGCCAAGGCGGCGAACTCGCACGACTTCATCATGCGCCTGCCCGACGGGTACGACACCATCATCGGAGAGCGCGGCCAGACGTTGTCGGGTGGTGAGCGCCAGCGCATCTCCATCGCGCGCGCCATCCTGAGGGACCCGTGCATCCTGATCCTGGACGAGGCGACGGCGTCGGTGGACACCGAGACGGAGGCCCTGATCCAGGCGGCGCTGGAACGGCTCGTGCAGAACCGCACGACGTTCGCCATCGCGCACCGGCTTTCGACCCTGCGCAAGGCGACCCGGCTGTTCGTGCTGGAGCGCGGCAAGCTGGTGGAGAGCGGGACGCATGCGGAACTGATCGAGTCCGGCGGCCTCTACAGCCGGCTCTGCAAGCTGCAGTCCGAGTTGTCTCAGATGAAGGCGTGGTAG
- the mtaB gene encoding tRNA (N(6)-L-threonylcarbamoyladenosine(37)-C(2))-methylthiotransferase MtaB encodes MPATPRTYRIETLGCKVNVYDSRRLAEALESCGLEAARPGRPADVCIVNTCTVTAVADRKSRKLAARLVRENPGAAVFVTGCGVEARPDGPPEAAGIAGRFRRTEWRALLQAAAGQPAAAGQPAAGDGVPAGDFGIRSFDGRARAFLKVQDGCDAFCAYCILPHVRGRPRSRPVADVAAEARRLADAGFPEIVLTGIHTGFYGRDLPDRPSLARALTAVAETDGVERVRLSSIEAGEVTDELLAAMAHPAVCAHLHLPLQSGNAGVLSRMGRRYRPAEYLDTVARARAALGAPAISTDVMVGFPGEDAAAFENTMDLCRVVRFSRIHVFPYSPRAGTPAASMDGRAPADAVGTRGRALRGLANLLAADWAESFVGHRVRVLLEREGPVGRLSGYTDHYVRLTVPADGGRLGQVVHVRCTARKGLSLTGVLE; translated from the coding sequence ATGCCCGCCACGCCCCGGACCTATCGAATCGAGACGCTCGGCTGCAAGGTCAACGTCTACGACTCCCGGCGCCTGGCCGAGGCGCTGGAGTCGTGCGGGCTGGAGGCGGCCAGGCCCGGCCGGCCGGCCGACGTCTGCATCGTCAATACGTGCACCGTCACCGCCGTGGCCGACCGCAAGAGCCGGAAGCTTGCCGCCCGGCTCGTGCGCGAGAACCCTGGCGCCGCCGTCTTCGTCACCGGCTGCGGCGTGGAGGCCCGGCCGGACGGGCCCCCGGAGGCGGCCGGGATCGCGGGCCGGTTCCGGCGCACCGAATGGCGGGCGCTGCTGCAGGCGGCCGCCGGGCAGCCGGCGGCCGCCGGACAGCCGGCGGCCGGCGACGGCGTGCCGGCCGGCGACTTCGGCATCCGGTCGTTCGACGGGCGCGCGCGGGCGTTCCTGAAGGTGCAGGACGGCTGCGATGCGTTCTGCGCCTACTGCATCCTCCCCCACGTGCGGGGCCGGCCGCGCAGCCGCCCCGTGGCCGACGTGGCCGCCGAGGCGCGGCGGCTGGCCGACGCCGGGTTCCCGGAGATCGTCCTCACCGGCATCCACACCGGCTTCTATGGCCGCGATCTGCCGGACCGCCCGTCGCTGGCCCGCGCGCTGACGGCGGTCGCCGAAACCGATGGCGTCGAACGCGTCCGGCTGAGTTCGATCGAGGCCGGCGAGGTGACCGACGAACTGCTGGCCGCGATGGCGCATCCCGCCGTCTGCGCGCACCTGCACCTGCCGCTGCAGAGCGGTAACGCGGGCGTGCTGAGCCGCATGGGGCGCCGCTACCGGCCCGCGGAGTATCTGGACACGGTTGCACGGGCGCGGGCGGCCCTGGGGGCGCCCGCCATCTCCACGGACGTGATGGTGGGGTTCCCGGGCGAGGACGCCGCCGCCTTTGAGAACACGATGGACCTCTGCCGCGTCGTCCGGTTCAGCCGCATCCACGTCTTCCCATACAGCCCGCGTGCGGGCACGCCGGCCGCCTCGATGGACGGCCGTGCGCCCGCGGACGCCGTGGGCACGCGCGGACGCGCGCTGCGCGGTCTGGCCAACTTGCTGGCGGCGGACTGGGCGGAGTCCTTCGTGGGGCACCGGGTGCGGGTGCTTCTGGAGCGCGAAGGGCCGGTCGGGCGTTTGAGCGGGTATACGGACCATTACGTGCGGCTGACCGTGCCCGCCGACGGCGGCCGGCTCGGGCAGGTCGTCCATGTCCGCTGCACCGCGCGCAAGGGGCTGTCGCTGACGGGCGTGCTGGAGTGA
- a CDS encoding NADP-dependent malic enzyme, producing MRRREVDPTLDAILALHEGGKTRMTSRLRLRTLEQLRQVYTPGVAQVSRLIEAEPDKYYDYTSAGDTVAVITNGTAVLGLGDVGVKAAMPVMEGKSVILMEMVDVASVPLLVESRDAARIIDTVEAVAPTFGAILLEDIAAPLCFEVEDTLKERLDLPVFHDDQHGTAVVVLGALISALKQTGRRAEDLRVVMNGAGAAGSAVARFLLSYGVADVVLCDRAGAIYAGRPDRMNPAKEAIAAVTNRERQSGSLADVMRGKDLFVGVSSAGAVTPEMVRSMAADPIVFAMANPVPEVWPDEAVAAGAAVADDGRHINNALGFPGIFRGTLDARARTINEEMKVAASSALAALAPEGELLPDFMDRAVHRAVADAVAGAARRTGVARR from the coding sequence ATGAGACGCAGAGAAGTCGACCCGACGCTGGACGCCATCCTGGCCCTCCATGAGGGCGGCAAGACGCGCATGACCAGCCGCTTGCGGCTCCGGACCCTCGAGCAGCTCCGGCAGGTCTACACGCCCGGCGTCGCCCAGGTGAGCAGGCTCATCGAGGCCGAACCGGACAAGTACTACGACTACACGTCCGCCGGCGACACCGTCGCCGTCATCACCAACGGGACGGCTGTGCTGGGCCTCGGCGACGTCGGGGTGAAGGCCGCCATGCCCGTCATGGAGGGCAAGAGCGTCATCCTGATGGAGATGGTGGACGTCGCCTCCGTGCCGCTGCTGGTCGAGAGCCGGGACGCCGCCCGCATCATCGACACGGTGGAGGCCGTGGCGCCGACCTTCGGCGCCATCCTGCTGGAGGACATCGCCGCACCGCTCTGCTTCGAGGTGGAGGACACCTTGAAGGAGAGGCTCGACCTGCCCGTGTTCCACGACGATCAGCACGGAACGGCCGTCGTCGTGCTCGGCGCCCTGATCAGCGCGCTGAAGCAGACGGGCAGGCGGGCCGAGGACCTGCGGGTGGTCATGAACGGGGCCGGGGCCGCCGGGTCGGCCGTGGCGCGCTTCCTGCTGTCCTACGGCGTCGCCGACGTCGTCCTCTGCGACCGGGCCGGCGCCATCTACGCCGGCCGGCCCGACCGCATGAACCCGGCCAAGGAGGCCATCGCGGCCGTCACAAACCGCGAGCGCCAGAGCGGCTCGCTGGCCGACGTGATGCGCGGGAAGGACCTGTTCGTCGGCGTCAGCAGCGCCGGCGCGGTCACGCCGGAGATGGTGCGCTCGATGGCGGCCGACCCCATCGTGTTCGCCATGGCCAACCCCGTGCCGGAGGTCTGGCCGGACGAGGCGGTCGCCGCCGGGGCCGCCGTCGCCGACGACGGCCGGCACATCAACAACGCGCTGGGGTTCCCGGGCATATTCCGCGGAACGCTTGACGCGCGTGCGCGCACAATCAACGAGGAGATGAAGGTCGCCGCCTCCTCGGCGCTGGCCGCGCTGGCGCCCGAGGGCGAACTGCTTCCCGATTTCATGGACAGGGCCGTCCATCGCGCCGTCGCCGACGCCGTCGCCGGGGCCGCCCGTCGCACGGGCGTGGCCCGGCGTTGA